A window of Triplophysa dalaica isolate WHDGS20190420 chromosome 7, ASM1584641v1, whole genome shotgun sequence contains these coding sequences:
- the LOC130425947 gene encoding gastrula zinc finger protein XlCGF8.2DB-like isoform X2 produces the protein MEPKETTVSVCPHCGKRLRSEEQLVKHIRIHTEEKSFTCPQCEKSFTGKGHLEEHMRIHTGEKPFTCPQCGKSFSRKSHLEVHIRIHTGERPYACVQCGKCFTQTNCLKVHMRIHTGEKPFTCVQCGNSFRQKITLEEHMRTHTGEKLYACVQCGKSFSKKGYLDGHMRIHNGEPPYTCVQCGKSFTYKPRLEEHMRIHTGERPYTCVQCGKSFTYKPRLEEHMRIHTGERPYTCVQCGKSFTRKSSLEEHVRIHTRGRPYACVECELSFSQKNSLKVHMRIHTGQRAYTCLQCGKSFTRKSILEQHMRTHTGEKPFTCVQCGRSFKRKATLTNHMRIHTG, from the coding sequence ATGGAACCGAAAGAAACAACGGTGTCAGTATGTCCTCATTGTGGAAAGAGATTAAGAAGTGAAGAGCAGCTTGTGAAGCACATAAGAATCCACACTGAAGAAAAGTCCTTCACCTGccctcagtgtgaaaagagtttcacaGGAAAAGGTCATCTAGAggaacacatgagaattcacactggagaaaagccattcacctgccctcagtgtggaaagagtttctcTAGAAAAAGTCATCTAGAGGTCCACATCAGAATTCACACAGGAGAGCGTCCATatgcatgtgttcagtgtggaaagtgtTTCACACAAACAAATTGTCTTAAGgtccacatgagaattcacactggagaaaagccattcacatgtgttcagtgtggaaataGTTTCAGACAAAAAATAACTCTAGAGGAacacatgagaactcacacGGGAGAAAAGCTGTatgcatgtgttcagtgtggaaagagtttctcAAAAAAAGGTTATCTAGATggccacatgagaattcacaatGGAGAGCCTCCatacacatgtgttcagtgtggaaagagtttcacatacAAACCTCGCCTAGAGgagcacatgagaattcacactggagagcgtccatacacatgtgttcagtgtggaaagagtttcacatacAAACCTCGCCTAGAGgagcacatgagaattcacactggagagcgtccatacacatgtgttcagtgtggaaagagcttcACAAGAAAAAGCAGTCTTGAGGAACATGTACGCATTCACACTAGAGGACGGCCATACGCATGTGTTGAATGTGAATTGAGTTTCTCACAAAAAAATAGTCTTAAGgtccacatgagaattcacactggacaGCGGGCATACAcatgtcttcagtgtggaaagagtttcacaagaAAAAGTATTCTAGAGCAacacatgagaactcacactggagaaaagccattCACATGTGTCCAGTGTGGAAGGAGTTTCAAACGAAAAGCTACTCTTACgaaccacatgagaattcaTACTGGATAA